In Candidatus Aminicenantes bacterium, one genomic interval encodes:
- a CDS encoding tetratricopeptide repeat protein, which produces MNGKSDHPRPAEAAERLVKAGRLGEAVTEYEKILDGTAQDIPIRNIIGDLCVQLGREERAVRVFRANVEALEAHGSYPQALALAKRIYKLAPADASIIVKLGDLYSRLGFLGEAKGEYARALDRLGDDDAKDRIALAEKLARLDRSDVEARLRLAGFLAAAGLFDRAAAELNETADVYLARGDAAEAERVLREALRIKDGEARTLANLARVLKRGQRMEEAVKLIEESIRRHGPQPGLVALLGDLYLEGRMDAKAKDVFQRLLEEDPDRADARAKMGIIELRSGRPDAAFTLYEPLVASLLNRAKEDRAAGLLGLILLSHPSHLPSLDKLASVFRRGGRIEHLEAVLRLLNEEARRQGREDIRRRTVRELLDLRPEDGALKKEWKTIKDVGGQEAGEDLPERAAAWPAKDREIILTNLTKADLFVEQGLIRNAHRILENLRLLYPDDPRIKDKLSALPAEPPPPGAEDLAALVSRLAAEDERRSRTGAPPPALSLPEKIVSDTVSLEEIFGGTDLAANPVSPASRIVYPDLTAKIREELEAIEAESFRQIKDRTAVIEKDLNEIVAEFQRQVERKLDRADYETRYNLGLAFLEQGLLDEAVAEFKLAAEDPTRTIDCYALIAQAFRRRKNHWEALRWIDEALRRAGQGTDADFALTFDRAEILEDLNENVDALRHFRRVQTWNGTYRDVAKRVRILERITG; this is translated from the coding sequence ATGAACGGCAAGAGCGACCACCCCCGACCGGCCGAGGCCGCGGAGCGCCTGGTCAAGGCCGGCCGGTTGGGCGAAGCGGTCACCGAGTACGAAAAGATCCTGGACGGCACGGCCCAGGATATCCCCATCCGCAACATCATCGGCGATCTCTGCGTCCAGCTCGGGCGCGAAGAGCGCGCCGTCCGTGTCTTCCGGGCCAACGTCGAGGCGTTGGAGGCGCACGGCTCCTACCCCCAGGCGCTGGCCCTGGCCAAGCGCATCTACAAGCTGGCTCCGGCCGACGCCTCCATCATCGTCAAGCTGGGCGATCTCTACAGCCGGCTGGGCTTCTTGGGCGAGGCCAAGGGCGAATACGCCCGGGCTCTGGATCGCCTGGGCGACGACGACGCCAAGGACCGGATCGCCCTGGCCGAGAAGCTGGCCCGGCTGGATCGCTCGGACGTCGAGGCCAGGCTGCGGTTGGCGGGCTTTCTGGCCGCGGCGGGCTTGTTCGATCGAGCGGCGGCCGAGCTCAACGAGACGGCCGACGTCTATCTCGCCCGCGGCGATGCGGCCGAGGCCGAGCGCGTCCTGCGGGAGGCCCTGCGGATCAAGGACGGGGAAGCCCGGACCCTGGCCAACTTGGCTCGGGTGCTGAAGCGGGGCCAGCGGATGGAGGAAGCCGTCAAGCTGATCGAGGAGAGCATTCGTCGGCACGGCCCCCAGCCGGGGCTCGTGGCTCTCCTCGGCGATCTCTACCTGGAAGGGCGGATGGACGCCAAGGCCAAGGACGTCTTTCAGCGCCTCCTGGAGGAGGACCCCGACCGGGCGGACGCCCGGGCCAAGATGGGGATCATCGAGCTTCGCTCCGGGCGCCCCGACGCGGCCTTCACGCTTTACGAGCCGCTCGTCGCGTCCTTGCTCAACCGGGCCAAAGAGGACCGGGCGGCCGGTCTGCTCGGGCTCATCCTGTTGTCCCATCCCTCCCATCTCCCCAGCCTGGACAAGCTGGCCTCCGTGTTTCGTCGGGGCGGGCGGATCGAGCATCTGGAAGCGGTCCTCCGGCTACTCAACGAGGAAGCCCGCCGCCAGGGCCGCGAAGACATCCGCCGACGGACGGTCCGCGAGCTGCTCGACCTGAGACCGGAAGACGGGGCCCTTAAAAAAGAGTGGAAGACGATCAAGGATGTGGGGGGCCAGGAGGCCGGCGAGGACTTGCCGGAACGGGCCGCCGCTTGGCCCGCCAAGGACCGGGAGATCATCCTGACGAACCTGACCAAGGCGGACCTCTTCGTCGAGCAGGGCTTGATCCGCAACGCCCACCGCATTTTGGAAAACCTCCGCCTCCTCTATCCCGACGATCCCCGGATCAAGGACAAGCTGAGCGCCCTGCCGGCCGAGCCGCCGCCGCCCGGCGCCGAGGATTTGGCCGCCCTCGTAAGCCGCCTGGCGGCCGAGGATGAGCGCCGGAGCCGGACCGGGGCCCCGCCCCCGGCCCTCTCCCTGCCCGAAAAAATCGTATCCGACACAGTTTCGCTGGAGGAGATCTTCGGCGGGACGGATCTGGCGGCCAATCCGGTGAGCCCGGCGAGCAGGATCGTTTATCCCGACCTGACGGCCAAGATTCGGGAGGAGCTGGAGGCCATCGAGGCCGAGTCCTTCCGCCAGATCAAGGACCGGACGGCCGTGATCGAGAAGGATCTGAACGAGATCGTGGCCGAGTTCCAGCGGCAGGTGGAGAGGAAGCTCGATCGAGCCGACTACGAGACCCGCTATAACCTCGGGCTGGCTTTTCTGGAGCAGGGCCTGCTCGACGAAGCCGTGGCCGAGTTCAAGCTGGCCGCGGAGGACCCGACCCGGACGATCGATTGCTATGCCTTGATCGCCCAGGCCTTTCGTCGTCGCAAGAACCATTGGGAGGCGCTGCGCTGGATCGACGAAGCCTTGCGCCGGGCCGGACAGGGGACGGATGCAGACTTCGCCCTGACTTTCGATCGGGCGGAGATTCTGGAGGACCTCAACGAGAACGTCGACGCCCTGCGGCATTTCCGCCGGGTGCAGACTTGGAACGGTACTTACCGCGACGTTGCCAAGCGGGTCCGCATATTGGAACGAATCACGGGCTGA
- a CDS encoding ribonuclease HII, producing the protein MADFSLERSGAGDGRRIMAGVDEVGRGALCGPVVAAAVVFPLALILAEPPDWLARTDDSKRLSPKARSILVRRIVAAAAVGIGVSPSGEVDRLNVFHASHAAMRRAVAALPIRPDLVLVDGVPLREAGFPQRAVPQGDRISTSIAAASIVAKVLRDALLVFCGRLYSGYGLARHKGYGTADHYRALDLLGPTPFHRRSFTLQSERTLFE; encoded by the coding sequence GTGGCGGACTTCTCCCTGGAGCGATCCGGCGCCGGCGACGGCCGCCGGATCATGGCCGGTGTGGACGAAGTCGGCCGCGGTGCGCTGTGCGGCCCGGTCGTGGCCGCGGCCGTCGTCTTCCCTCTCGCTCTGATCCTGGCCGAGCCCCCCGACTGGTTGGCCCGGACCGACGACTCCAAGCGCCTGTCGCCGAAAGCCCGCTCGATCCTTGTCCGCCGCATCGTCGCCGCGGCCGCAGTGGGCATCGGCGTCAGCCCCAGCGGCGAAGTCGACCGCCTCAACGTCTTCCATGCCTCGCACGCCGCCATGCGGCGGGCCGTGGCCGCGCTTCCCATCCGGCCCGACCTGGTTCTGGTCGACGGCGTTCCGCTCCGGGAGGCCGGTTTTCCCCAGCGCGCCGTTCCGCAGGGCGACCGGATCTCGACCTCGATTGCGGCCGCCTCGATTGTGGCCAAGGTCCTGCGCGACGCCCTGCTCGTCTTCTGCGGCCGCCTCTATTCCGGCTACGGCCTGGCCCGGCACAAGGGCTACGGCACGGCTGACCATTACCGGGCCCTGGACCTCCTCGGCCCGACCCCTTTTCACCGCCGGAGCTTTACACTACAATCGGAGCGGACGTTGTTCGAATGA
- a CDS encoding KH domain-containing protein, whose amino-acid sequence MKELVELIAKALVDQPEKVAVSILDGEQTTILELKVAPEDLGKVIGKQGRTARAIRIILGAAGMKTKRRFNLEIIEKG is encoded by the coding sequence GTGAAGGAGCTCGTCGAACTTATCGCCAAAGCTCTCGTCGATCAGCCCGAGAAAGTCGCCGTTTCCATTCTCGACGGCGAGCAGACGACCATCCTCGAGCTGAAGGTGGCTCCCGAGGACCTCGGCAAGGTCATCGGCAAGCAGGGCCGGACCGCCCGGGCCATCCGCATCATCCTGGGCGCGGCGGGCATGAAGACCAAGCGCCGTTTCAACCTCGAGATCATCGAGAAAGGCTGA
- the rpsP gene encoding 30S ribosomal protein S16: protein MMSMRLTRIGSKNRPAYRIVVVDSERPRESRAKEYIGTYNPTTEPAEVKIDVAKAQAWIAKGAKPSETVQSLLTKALKKAKKA from the coding sequence ATGATGTCTATGCGTTTGACTCGTATCGGCTCCAAGAACCGGCCCGCCTATCGGATCGTGGTGGTGGACTCCGAGCGGCCCCGCGAGAGCAGGGCCAAGGAGTATATCGGAACCTATAATCCGACGACCGAACCGGCCGAAGTGAAGATCGACGTGGCCAAGGCCCAGGCCTGGATCGCCAAGGGCGCCAAGCCCTCCGAGACCGTCCAGTCCCTCCTGACGAAAGCCCTGAAGAAGGCTAAAAAAGCCTAA
- the trmD gene encoding tRNA (guanosine(37)-N1)-methyltransferase TrmD yields the protein MRFDIITIFPEMFSGVFSEGVVRKAIQKGLIEVKVHDLRDYTTDKHRQVDDRPFGGEEGMVFKPEPLFAAVEAVRTSAATPIYLLSPQGRTFDGRLAEEMAARDQIVLICGRYEGVDERVGEHLATEEISIGDYVLTGGEIPAMAVVDSVSRFVPGVVGKAASVRHDSFIGSRLDFPHYTRPRTFRGHSVPAVLFSGDHKKIETWRRRKALEKTARRRPDLLTRQPLTTEERHILAPGRKERNET from the coding sequence ATGAGATTTGATATAATCACGATCTTCCCCGAGATGTTTTCGGGCGTTTTCTCCGAGGGAGTCGTCCGGAAAGCGATCCAGAAAGGGCTGATCGAGGTCAAGGTGCACGATTTGCGCGACTATACGACGGACAAGCACCGCCAGGTCGACGACCGGCCGTTCGGCGGCGAGGAAGGGATGGTCTTCAAGCCCGAGCCCCTTTTCGCCGCCGTCGAGGCCGTTCGCACCTCGGCCGCGACACCCATCTACCTCCTCTCGCCCCAGGGCCGGACCTTCGACGGCCGCCTGGCCGAGGAGATGGCCGCCCGGGACCAGATCGTCCTGATCTGCGGACGGTACGAAGGTGTCGACGAGCGCGTCGGCGAGCACTTGGCCACGGAGGAGATCTCCATCGGCGACTATGTCCTGACCGGGGGCGAGATTCCGGCCATGGCCGTGGTGGACTCGGTGTCGCGCTTCGTGCCCGGGGTCGTCGGCAAGGCGGCTTCGGTCCGGCACGATTCGTTCATCGGGAGCCGGCTGGATTTCCCGCATTACACCCGGCCCCGGACTTTCCGCGGGCACTCCGTCCCCGCCGTCCTGTTCTCCGGCGATCATAAGAAAATCGAGACCTGGCGTCGGCGGAAAGCGCTGGAGAAGACGGCCCGCCGCCGTCCCGACCTCCTGACGCGCCAACCCCTGACGACCGAAGAACGACATATTCTGGCCCCCGGCCGCAAGGAAAGGAACGAAACATGA
- a CDS encoding RNA polymerase sigma factor yields MIDRVLAGDAAAFEPLVTPYRGALLGLAARIVRDPEDAKEVSQEALLRAFRYLRSFDRSLGFRNWLYQIAVNTARSFQKKRLERDIGLGYAAPDLIGRRPAESPEAGHERAVFRVRLMACLDGLSAREREVFLLRDIEDLNVEETARVVGSSAISVRVHLSAARRKVRARYLELNPPTDGSRS; encoded by the coding sequence TTGATCGACCGGGTCCTGGCCGGGGACGCGGCGGCTTTCGAGCCGCTCGTGACGCCGTACCGGGGGGCCCTCCTGGGCCTGGCGGCCCGGATCGTCCGCGATCCTGAAGACGCCAAGGAAGTCTCGCAGGAGGCGCTGCTTCGCGCCTTCCGCTATCTCCGTAGCTTCGATCGGTCCCTCGGCTTCCGGAACTGGCTCTATCAGATCGCCGTCAACACGGCCCGTTCCTTCCAAAAAAAACGCCTGGAGCGGGACATCGGCTTGGGCTACGCGGCCCCCGATCTCATCGGACGCCGACCGGCCGAGAGCCCCGAGGCCGGGCACGAGCGGGCCGTTTTCCGGGTCCGGCTGATGGCCTGCTTGGACGGCTTATCCGCCCGCGAGCGCGAAGTTTTCCTGCTGCGCGACATCGAGGATCTCAATGTCGAGGAGACGGCCCGGGTCGTCGGCTCATCGGCCATCTCGGTCCGGGTGCATCTCAGCGCCGCCCGCCGCAAGGTCCGGGCCCGCTACCTGGAGCTCAATCCCCCGACGGACGGGAGCCGGTCATGA
- a CDS encoding sigma-54 dependent transcriptional regulator has product MRNGNGILAGTSESFARILALIDKVRDLDAPILIVGESGTGKELIAREIHGRGGRADKPFVAVNCSAIPEHLLESELFGHVRGAFTGAMRDKPGLIEEAGGGTFFLDEIGDLSPALQAKLLRVLQERELRRVGETRTRRVEARFLSATNRDLEKEIARGRFREDLYYRLKIIVIEVPPLRERRPDLLFLLDRFAERYALEMGRPKVGFAPRTVDLLFQYAWPGNVRELQNEVQRAVILCGDDGIVRPEHLSPKLDPRQETGSAAPASTYAEAKSEFVRRFLRQALERCDFNKARTAERVGLSRQGLFKLIKRHGVAEAEAQADGKP; this is encoded by the coding sequence ATGCGGAACGGAAACGGAATCCTGGCCGGGACGAGCGAATCGTTCGCCCGCATCCTGGCCCTCATCGACAAGGTCCGGGACCTGGATGCCCCGATCCTGATCGTGGGCGAGAGCGGCACAGGCAAGGAGCTCATTGCCCGGGAGATCCACGGCCGCGGTGGGCGGGCCGACAAGCCCTTCGTCGCCGTCAATTGCTCGGCCATCCCCGAGCACCTGCTGGAATCGGAGCTCTTCGGCCATGTCCGGGGCGCATTCACCGGCGCCATGCGGGACAAGCCCGGCCTGATCGAGGAAGCCGGCGGCGGGACCTTTTTCCTGGACGAGATCGGCGACCTGTCGCCCGCCCTGCAGGCGAAGCTGCTGCGCGTCCTGCAGGAACGGGAGCTCCGGCGGGTGGGCGAGACCCGGACCCGCCGCGTGGAGGCCCGCTTCCTCAGCGCCACGAATAGAGACCTGGAGAAGGAGATCGCCCGCGGCCGCTTCCGCGAGGACCTCTACTACCGGCTCAAGATCATCGTCATCGAAGTGCCGCCGCTTCGTGAACGTCGGCCGGACCTCCTCTTTCTGCTGGACCGCTTCGCCGAGCGATACGCCTTGGAGATGGGCCGGCCCAAGGTCGGGTTCGCCCCCCGGACCGTGGATCTGTTGTTCCAATATGCCTGGCCGGGCAACGTGCGAGAGCTCCAGAACGAGGTCCAGCGGGCGGTCATCCTGTGCGGCGATGACGGCATCGTGCGGCCGGAACACCTCTCGCCTAAGCTTGATCCGCGCCAAGAAACGGGGTCCGCCGCGCCCGCCTCGACTTACGCCGAGGCCAAATCCGAGTTCGTGCGGCGCTTCCTGCGCCAGGCCCTGGAGCGCTGCGATTTCAATAAAGCCCGCACGGCGGAGCGCGTCGGGCTGTCCCGTCAGGGCCTGTTCAAGCTGATCAAACGCCACGGCGTCGCCGAAGCCGAGGCCCAAGCCGACGGCAAGCCCTAG
- a CDS encoding DUF853 family protein, translating into MNPSEGLLIAQGPKDLYLLPRMTNRHGLITGATGTGKTVSLQVLAESLSAAGVPVFMADVKGDLSGISRPGGANPKVDERLKKLGLKNFPFQASPVTLWDIDGVQGHPVRTTMSEMGPLLLSRIFNLNEVQAGVLNVVFRVADDDGLLLLDVKDLREMLNHVSENATDISARLGRVSAASVGAIQRALLDLETQGGDKLFGEPALDIEDFLQTDRQGKGLVNILAADRLLLQPKLYATFLLWLLSELYERLPEVGDLDKPKLVFFFDEAHLLFADAPEALLQRIEQVVRLIRSKGVGVFFVTQSPLDIPDIILGQMGNRIQHALRAFTPRDQKAVRVAAETLRTNPKLDAEKAIGELAVGEALVSFLDEKGQPGVVERAFIRPPWSQIGPIASDIRRGLIQGSVLYGHYEKAIDRESAFEVLRARAEQRTAPAAPPLPSQPIPAPARTPREYPPASETPYEAPRAPRPAGRPRETMMESMAKSAVRSMGSQIGRSIIRGVLGGILGGKR; encoded by the coding sequence ATGAACCCAAGCGAAGGACTCCTCATCGCCCAAGGCCCCAAGGACCTCTATCTGCTCCCCCGTATGACCAACCGGCACGGCCTGATCACGGGAGCCACCGGCACGGGCAAAACCGTTTCGCTCCAAGTCCTCGCCGAGAGCTTAAGCGCGGCCGGAGTCCCGGTCTTCATGGCCGACGTCAAAGGCGACTTGTCCGGGATCTCCCGGCCGGGCGGGGCGAACCCGAAAGTCGACGAGCGGCTTAAAAAGCTGGGGCTGAAGAACTTTCCGTTCCAGGCGAGCCCGGTGACGCTGTGGGATATCGACGGCGTCCAGGGCCATCCCGTCCGGACGACGATGAGCGAGATGGGGCCGCTCCTGCTCAGCCGGATCTTCAACCTGAATGAGGTCCAGGCGGGCGTGCTGAACGTGGTCTTCCGGGTGGCCGACGACGACGGGCTCCTGCTCCTCGACGTCAAGGACCTGCGGGAGATGCTGAATCACGTCTCGGAAAACGCGACCGATATCTCGGCCCGGCTGGGCCGGGTTTCCGCGGCTTCGGTCGGGGCCATTCAGCGGGCCCTCCTCGATCTCGAGACGCAGGGCGGGGATAAGCTCTTCGGCGAGCCGGCCCTGGACATCGAGGACTTCCTCCAAACCGACCGCCAGGGGAAGGGGCTGGTCAACATTCTCGCTGCCGACAGGCTGCTGCTTCAGCCCAAGCTCTATGCCACGTTCCTGCTCTGGCTCCTGTCCGAGCTTTACGAGCGCCTGCCCGAGGTGGGGGATCTGGACAAGCCGAAGCTCGTCTTCTTCTTCGACGAAGCGCACCTGCTCTTTGCCGACGCGCCCGAGGCGCTGCTGCAGCGGATCGAGCAGGTCGTTCGGCTGATCCGGTCCAAGGGCGTCGGCGTCTTTTTCGTCACCCAGAGCCCGCTCGACATCCCGGATATCATCCTGGGCCAGATGGGCAATCGCATCCAGCATGCCCTGCGGGCTTTCACGCCGCGGGACCAAAAGGCCGTCCGCGTTGCGGCCGAAACCCTGCGGACCAACCCCAAGCTCGACGCCGAGAAGGCCATCGGGGAGCTGGCCGTAGGCGAGGCCCTGGTCTCCTTCCTGGACGAGAAAGGCCAGCCCGGCGTCGTCGAGCGGGCCTTCATCCGTCCGCCCTGGAGCCAGATCGGGCCGATCGCTTCCGATATCCGGCGCGGTCTCATTCAGGGATCCGTCCTCTATGGGCATTATGAGAAGGCCATCGACCGCGAATCGGCCTTCGAGGTACTCCGGGCCCGGGCCGAACAGAGGACGGCGCCCGCGGCCCCGCCGCTGCCGTCCCAACCGATCCCGGCGCCGGCGAGAACGCCGCGCGAATATCCCCCGGCCTCGGAGACTCCCTACGAAGCGCCGCGCGCCCCCCGCCCGGCGGGCCGGCCGCGGGAGACGATGATGGAGTCCATGGCCAAGAGCGCGGTCCGATCCATGGGCAGCCAGATCGGCCGCTCGATCATCCGCGGCGTCTTAGGCGGGATTCTGGGCGGGAAGCGTTAG
- the rimM gene encoding ribosome maturation factor RimM (Essential for efficient processing of 16S rRNA): MDREYRVESLTQRPGGSVLKLRGVDSIGQAEALAGCEIVVPEEAMPSPAADRHYIADLVGCRVATSGGEAWGVVAEVMEAGGAAVLVVQRADGREALVPLASAVCPVIETAAKRIVIDPPDGLWDLNEI; the protein is encoded by the coding sequence ATCGACCGGGAATACCGGGTCGAATCCCTGACCCAACGGCCGGGAGGCTCGGTTCTCAAGCTTCGCGGGGTGGACTCGATCGGGCAGGCTGAAGCCCTGGCCGGCTGTGAGATCGTCGTCCCCGAAGAAGCCATGCCGAGCCCGGCGGCCGACCGCCACTATATCGCCGACCTGGTCGGTTGCCGGGTGGCGACCTCCGGCGGCGAGGCCTGGGGCGTCGTTGCCGAGGTCATGGAAGCCGGCGGCGCGGCCGTCCTCGTCGTCCAGCGGGCCGACGGCCGCGAGGCCTTGGTGCCCCTGGCCTCCGCCGTTTGCCCGGTGATCGAAACCGCCGCCAAGCGGATCGTGATCGATCCGCCGGACGGCCTATGGGACTTGAATGAGATTTGA
- the rplS gene encoding 50S ribosomal protein L19: protein MNTMQMVEEKYMRKDLTPFAVGDTVKVHVLIKEGDKERVQIFLGDIIAMRGAGMNSSFTVRKISFGVGVERIFPMHSRSIKKIEVVRQTKVRRAKLYYLRALKGKAARLRGDQR from the coding sequence ATGAACACGATGCAGATGGTCGAAGAGAAGTATATGCGGAAGGACCTCACCCCCTTCGCCGTCGGGGACACCGTCAAGGTCCACGTCCTGATCAAGGAAGGCGACAAGGAACGGGTCCAGATCTTCCTCGGCGACATCATTGCCATGCGCGGCGCCGGGATGAACTCCTCCTTCACCGTCCGCAAGATCTCCTTCGGCGTGGGAGTCGAGCGCATCTTTCCGATGCACTCCCGGTCGATCAAGAAGATCGAGGTCGTCCGCCAGACCAAAGTCCGCCGGGCCAAGCTCTATTACTTGCGGGCCCTCAAGGGCAAGGCGGCCCGCCTGCGCGGCGACCAGCGCTGA